In the genome of Hyphobacterium sp. CCMP332, one region contains:
- a CDS encoding YceI family protein, with the protein MRTILFLSLLMVSISVFAQEKYITRTGHVSFFSEAPMENIEAHNHQVTSILNVTNGDMVFSMLMKGFEFEKALMQEHFNESYVESEKFPKSSFKGVIQNFEAINLSKNGEYDVVVKGQLEIHGVSKEYSINGKLIRDGNKIQGKSKFNVKVAEHGIKIPAGKVNNIAEVVEVTVDISYEPYGK; encoded by the coding sequence ATGAGAACTATATTATTTCTATCACTTCTTATGGTTTCAATCTCTGTTTTTGCACAGGAAAAGTACATTACCAGAACAGGTCATGTTTCCTTCTTTTCCGAAGCACCAATGGAAAATATTGAAGCCCATAACCACCAGGTGACCAGCATATTAAATGTTACAAATGGCGACATGGTATTTTCAATGCTTATGAAAGGTTTTGAATTTGAAAAGGCCTTGATGCAGGAACATTTCAACGAGAGTTATGTGGAATCGGAAAAATTCCCCAAATCCAGCTTTAAAGGTGTGATTCAGAATTTTGAAGCTATTAACTTGAGTAAAAATGGAGAATATGATGTTGTAGTAAAAGGACAGCTCGAAATTCATGGCGTATCCAAAGAATACAGCATTAATGGAAAATTAATACGCGACGGAAATAAAATTCAAGGCAAGTCGAAATTTAATGTAAAAGTTGCTGAACACGGAATTAAAATACCAGCAGGCAAGGTGAATAACATTGCTGAAGTGGTGGAAGTGACAGTGGACATAAGCTACGAGCCTTATGGTAAATAA
- a CDS encoding M28 family peptidase: MKQILAFLLIIVLSASLAFSQTNIRLSNPEADSVLKGLYNPLNYLPPQIIDNPQTIIQGLNNEISTDSLKSYLIKLSEFGTRNSGSDTSSSTIGIGAARRWALAKFQEFSNQNHGRLLASYLDFDLSICGVDKHKNILAVLPGTDTVFDKIILIEAHLDSRCDVLCDTACIAEGVEDNASGSALVLELARIMSKYTFEATMLFMLTTAEEQGLLGADAMADYASANNLPIKAVLNNDIVGGIICGQTSSAPSCPGLNHIDSTQVRLFSGGGLNSKHKALSRHIKITYEDELLPIVSVPMQITIMSQEDRSGRGGDHIPFRQQGFTAMRFTSANEHGNASAGPGYTDRQHTSNDILGVDTNNDNIIDSFFIDFNYLARNAIINAAEATALSSSPRKVSILSSLATDNYLKVEINDPDSTGLYKVGIRTTGNDFDTIHLSNSSIDSFPSYGPGFYFLSACAVDQNGIEGLFSNEEFLTVAATGLDKLKGPYSGITLLQNKPNPFDEATLIAFHAEVVPKYSEAFIQLRELDGREITRIPVEVHQGMNEVIYNHGYNKSGTFIYTLVIDNVKVDSKRMVFAF, from the coding sequence ATGAAACAAATTTTAGCCTTTCTTTTAATTATTGTTCTTAGTGCTTCTTTGGCTTTTTCGCAAACAAATATAAGATTGAGCAACCCTGAGGCAGACTCTGTTTTAAAAGGATTATACAACCCTCTGAATTATTTACCACCTCAAATTATAGATAATCCTCAAACTATTATTCAAGGTTTAAATAATGAAATCAGTACAGATTCCTTAAAATCCTACTTAATCAAACTTAGTGAATTTGGCACACGAAATTCAGGATCAGATACCAGCTCAAGTACGATCGGAATTGGTGCTGCAAGGAGATGGGCTCTGGCTAAATTTCAGGAATTCAGCAATCAAAATCACGGTAGGCTCTTGGCTAGCTATCTGGATTTTGATTTAAGTATTTGTGGTGTGGATAAACACAAAAATATCCTGGCAGTCCTACCCGGAACTGATACTGTATTTGATAAAATAATTCTTATTGAGGCTCATTTAGATTCACGATGTGATGTATTATGCGACACCGCCTGTATTGCCGAGGGTGTAGAAGATAATGCCAGTGGTTCAGCTCTTGTATTGGAACTTGCGCGAATAATGAGCAAGTACACTTTTGAAGCAACAATGCTTTTCATGTTGACTACAGCTGAAGAACAAGGACTTTTGGGTGCGGATGCAATGGCTGATTATGCCAGTGCAAATAACCTTCCAATTAAAGCGGTTCTCAATAATGATATTGTGGGTGGTATTATATGTGGGCAAACCAGTTCGGCTCCTAGTTGTCCGGGTTTAAATCACATTGATTCAACTCAGGTCAGACTTTTTTCCGGAGGTGGCCTGAACTCAAAACACAAAGCTTTGAGCAGGCATATCAAAATCACTTATGAAGATGAACTGCTTCCTATAGTTTCTGTTCCAATGCAAATTACCATAATGTCTCAAGAGGATCGTTCGGGACGCGGAGGAGATCATATACCATTCCGGCAGCAAGGGTTTACAGCTATGCGTTTTACCTCAGCCAATGAACATGGAAATGCTTCTGCAGGCCCCGGTTATACCGACAGGCAACACACAAGCAATGACATATTGGGGGTTGATACAAATAATGATAATATCATTGATAGCTTTTTTATTGACTTTAATTATCTGGCAAGAAATGCAATCATTAATGCTGCAGAAGCTACTGCGCTAAGTTCTTCGCCTCGAAAAGTGAGTATTCTAAGCAGCCTTGCAACTGACAATTATTTGAAAGTTGAAATTAATGATCCCGACTCTACCGGTCTTTATAAAGTCGGAATAAGAACTACCGGAAATGATTTTGATACAATTCATTTAAGCAATAGTAGCATAGATTCTTTTCCCAGTTATGGTCCTGGTTTTTATTTTTTAAGTGCCTGTGCGGTTGACCAAAATGGAATAGAAGGTCTTTTCTCAAATGAAGAATTTTTAACTGTGGCAGCCACAGGGCTTGATAAATTAAAAGGCCCCTATTCTGGCATTACTCTTTTACAAAATAAACCCAATCCATTTGATGAGGCCACATTAATTGCATTTCATGCAGAGGTAGTTCCAAAATATTCGGAGGCTTTTATACAACTTAGAGAACTTGACGGCCGGGAAATTACCAGAATTCCCGTTGAGGTTCACCAAGGAATGAATGAAGTAATATACAATCACGGCTATAATAAAAGCGGTACATTTATTTACACCCTTGTGATCGATAATGTAAAAGTGGATAGCAAAAGAATGGTATTCGCCTTTTGA
- a CDS encoding winged helix-turn-helix transcriptional regulator translates to MLNYYKIDKVDKQIINFLSNDARMPYTEIAKIIGVSVGTVHGRVKKLEDAGIIKGATLTIDYVRLGYRFIAYVGIFLRETYRSDDVIKELYKIPEVTIANVTSGQFSIFTKIRCRDTQHAKKVIDKILGIKGIRRTESMIALEESFNSKQRLISSIFDQM, encoded by the coding sequence ATGCTCAACTATTATAAAATTGACAAGGTGGATAAGCAGATAATCAACTTTTTATCAAATGATGCGAGAATGCCCTATACTGAAATTGCCAAAATTATTGGGGTATCAGTTGGCACGGTGCATGGAAGAGTAAAAAAGCTTGAAGATGCCGGGATTATTAAAGGTGCAACATTGACCATAGATTATGTTCGCTTGGGTTATCGATTTATTGCTTATGTGGGTATCTTCTTAAGAGAAACATACAGATCTGATGACGTAATTAAAGAATTGTACAAAATTCCCGAAGTAACCATTGCAAACGTGACCTCCGGACAATTTTCAATTTTTACAAAAATAAGATGCAGGGATACTCAGCACGCAAAAAAGGTGATTGACAAAATATTAGGAATTAAAGGAATCAGACGAACAGAATCTATGATTGCATTGGAAGAAAGTTTTAATAGCAAACAAAGACTAATCAGTTCAATATTCGATCAAATGTGA
- a CDS encoding YihY/virulence factor BrkB family protein has product MNSNKRTSISISGIKNFIDHDIWEIKADPKKEFLKYYTLSIIRVLILSFEGFIKDNVQIRSSALTFFSLLSIVPLLAMAFGVAKGFDLEKQLHVELIENFSGQAEVIDQSISFAQNLLENTEGGLIAGIGFVVLVYSVLRLFSNIEQSFNTIWNVKKERSIVRKLSDYLAIVLLAPVFLIAASSLTIQITNIITEITNEIEFLGIMDSLLLPLLRILPYTVIWTLFLLMYMIMPNTKVKFKSALIAAIIAGSAYQLTQWGLINFQVGVSRYNAIYGSFAALPLFLFWLQLSWLIFLFGAELAFSHQNISNFERDVAESEMSRQARMEAIFVIATYVINKFVGREHAPSFETIAQELKLPVKITHSILEELVEAEILTRTEDTDGDLSAYQPATDPNYISFAFIMEKMNTKGKNSIWDEKDFDFEQIRSQIDIMNKETSLSSASLLLKDIKLS; this is encoded by the coding sequence ATGAATTCTAACAAGCGAACATCAATTTCGATATCCGGAATTAAGAATTTCATTGATCACGATATTTGGGAAATAAAAGCGGATCCCAAAAAGGAATTTCTTAAATATTATACCTTAAGCATTATAAGGGTACTTATCCTGTCTTTTGAGGGTTTCATTAAGGACAATGTTCAAATCAGGAGTAGTGCATTGACTTTCTTTTCTCTATTGAGCATTGTACCACTTCTTGCGATGGCCTTTGGGGTTGCAAAGGGCTTTGACCTGGAAAAACAACTACATGTAGAACTAATAGAAAATTTCAGCGGACAGGCTGAAGTAATTGACCAGAGTATTTCATTTGCACAAAATCTTTTAGAAAATACAGAGGGTGGATTAATAGCGGGAATTGGATTTGTAGTATTGGTTTATTCAGTACTTCGGCTTTTCTCCAACATAGAACAAAGTTTTAATACCATTTGGAATGTAAAAAAAGAAAGGTCGATTGTAAGAAAATTAAGCGATTACCTTGCAATTGTATTATTGGCGCCTGTATTTCTAATAGCTGCCAGCAGTTTGACCATACAGATTACTAACATCATTACTGAAATAACCAATGAAATTGAGTTTTTGGGCATTATGGACTCATTGCTTTTGCCATTACTAAGAATACTTCCTTATACAGTCATATGGACCTTATTTCTATTGATGTATATGATTATGCCGAATACAAAGGTCAAATTTAAATCGGCATTAATAGCAGCCATAATAGCAGGTTCTGCTTATCAATTAACTCAGTGGGGACTAATCAATTTTCAAGTTGGTGTGTCGCGCTACAATGCCATTTATGGAAGTTTTGCCGCGCTTCCTTTGTTCTTGTTCTGGTTACAGCTAAGCTGGTTAATATTTTTATTTGGTGCGGAATTGGCCTTTTCACATCAGAATATTAGCAATTTTGAAAGGGATGTTGCTGAAAGTGAAATGAGCCGACAAGCAAGGATGGAAGCAATTTTTGTGATCGCCACATATGTTATTAATAAGTTTGTGGGTAGAGAACATGCACCGAGTTTTGAAACTATAGCTCAGGAATTAAAGCTTCCGGTAAAAATAACGCATTCTATTCTCGAAGAACTGGTTGAAGCTGAAATTCTCACAAGAACGGAAGATACAGATGGAGACCTAAGCGCATATCAACCGGCCACTGATCCGAATTATATATCTTTTGCATTTATTATGGAAAAAATGAATACAAAGGGAAAAAATTCAATTTGGGATGAAAAAGATTTTGACTTTGAACAAATTAGAAGTCAGATTGATATTATGAACAAAGAAACCAGCCTTTCTTCGGCTTCGCTCTTACTTAAAGACATTAAACTTAGCTAG
- a CDS encoding cysteine--tRNA ligase, with protein MKYKTYPVSLVNSISRKKEDFKPAVEGYVGMYVCGPTVYSDVHLGNVRTFTSFDLIYRYFLFLGYKVRYVRNITDVGHLLNDEDSGEDKIAKKAKLENLEPMEIVQKYTNGFHQVMQLFNTLPPSIEPTATAHIIEQIEMVQKILKEGFAYESKGSVYFDVEKYNKSYKYGSLTGRNIEDMISNTRDLDGQDEKRNPLDFAIWKKAEDNHIMRWNSPWGLGFPGWHLECSVMSNKYLGEQFDIHGGGMDLKFPHHECEIAQNRISYDKDPIKYWIHTNMLTVNGKKMSKSEGNGFTPSELMTGNHPLLDQGFSPMTIRFFMLQAHYASTLDFSNDALRAAEKGYKKLMKSLQNLQSLNYEKAGKINEALDMEIKATCEQCYQNMSDDFNSAKTLANLFDLSTKINAIKDGAIPLSNISKDTFNFLEKTYRGFIETVLGLIPEEENQSSHLDAAMEILMGLRADAKRKKDYALTDKIRDELQKAGIKIMDGKEGKSSYIIE; from the coding sequence ATGAAGTACAAAACATATCCAGTCAGTCTAGTTAATTCGATAAGCAGAAAAAAAGAAGATTTTAAGCCCGCGGTGGAGGGCTATGTTGGAATGTATGTTTGCGGCCCTACGGTTTATTCAGACGTCCATCTGGGCAATGTACGAACCTTTACAAGTTTTGATCTTATCTATCGATATTTCTTGTTTTTAGGCTATAAAGTGAGGTATGTTCGCAACATTACTGATGTCGGACATTTACTCAACGACGAGGATAGTGGTGAAGACAAAATTGCAAAAAAAGCAAAATTGGAAAATCTGGAACCCATGGAAATTGTACAAAAATACACCAATGGTTTCCATCAGGTAATGCAACTTTTCAATACCCTTCCTCCGAGTATAGAACCCACCGCTACGGCTCATATAATCGAACAAATAGAAATGGTTCAAAAGATTCTAAAAGAGGGATTTGCTTATGAGTCAAAGGGATCGGTCTATTTTGATGTAGAGAAATACAATAAGAGTTACAAATACGGAAGTCTCACCGGCCGGAATATAGAAGATATGATTTCCAATACGCGTGATTTGGACGGACAGGATGAAAAAAGAAATCCACTTGATTTTGCCATATGGAAAAAGGCAGAAGACAATCATATAATGCGCTGGAACTCTCCCTGGGGATTGGGTTTTCCCGGTTGGCATTTGGAGTGCTCTGTCATGAGCAATAAATATCTGGGTGAACAATTCGACATCCACGGTGGGGGTATGGATTTGAAATTTCCCCATCATGAATGTGAAATAGCACAGAATAGAATTTCTTATGATAAGGATCCAATAAAATACTGGATACATACCAATATGCTTACTGTCAATGGAAAGAAAATGAGTAAGTCGGAGGGTAATGGTTTTACACCCTCGGAACTAATGACCGGCAACCATCCATTGCTTGATCAGGGTTTTTCTCCTATGACTATTCGTTTTTTTATGTTGCAGGCGCATTATGCAAGTACTTTGGATTTTTCAAATGATGCCTTGCGCGCTGCGGAAAAAGGCTATAAAAAATTGATGAAAAGTTTACAAAACCTTCAAAGCCTTAATTACGAAAAAGCCGGGAAAATAAATGAAGCCCTTGACATGGAAATAAAAGCTACTTGCGAGCAATGTTATCAAAATATGTCGGATGATTTTAATTCTGCTAAAACGCTGGCTAATCTATTTGATTTGTCCACCAAAATCAACGCAATTAAGGATGGAGCTATTCCCTTAAGTAACATATCCAAAGACACTTTTAATTTCCTAGAAAAAACCTACCGTGGATTTATAGAAACTGTTTTAGGACTCATTCCGGAAGAAGAAAATCAAAGTTCTCATTTGGATGCTGCTATGGAAATTTTGATGGGTTTAAGGGCGGATGCAAAACGCAAAAAGGATTATGCGCTCACTGATAAAATCAGAGATGAATTGCAAAAGGCAGGTATTAAAATAATGGATGGAAAAGAAGGAAAATCCTCCTACATAATTGAATGA
- the yidD gene encoding membrane protein insertion efficiency factor YidD translates to MSKVFSYILIVPIRIYQWTLSPILGQNCRHVPTCSQYAVEAIQIWGPIKGLKLALNRIRKCHPWGSSGYDPVPKKKDSEKS, encoded by the coding sequence ATGAGCAAAGTATTCTCATACATTTTGATAGTCCCTATCCGTATTTATCAATGGACCTTGTCTCCTATACTCGGTCAGAATTGCAGACATGTACCTACTTGCTCTCAATACGCTGTTGAGGCCATTCAAATTTGGGGGCCAATTAAAGGTTTGAAATTGGCCTTGAATCGAATTAGAAAATGCCATCCCTGGGGAAGTAGCGGTTATGACCCTGTGCCAAAAAAGAAAGATTCAGAAAAAAGTTAA
- a CDS encoding protein-tyrosine-phosphatase, giving the protein MKVANSNLYRGIEKFISELDTNSIPKERKNLLDKLIAYIQSKRAKGLRINLNFICTHNSRRSHLAQVWAQTMAFHFNIDKISCYSGGTESTSVYPRVIETLKNTGYEIKKLSDGQNPVYSIKFSENEHPVIAYSKKFEDVFNPKSHFAAVMTCSQADDGCPFVAGSEFRIPITYHDPKEFDNSPEEYEKYLERSLQIANEMYFLFSKI; this is encoded by the coding sequence ATAAAAGTGGCAAATAGCAATTTATACAGGGGAATAGAGAAATTCATCTCAGAATTAGATACGAATTCAATCCCAAAAGAACGAAAGAACTTACTGGATAAACTAATAGCATATATCCAAAGCAAAAGAGCTAAGGGACTAAGAATAAATCTGAATTTTATTTGTACTCATAACTCCAGAAGGAGCCATTTGGCTCAGGTTTGGGCGCAGACTATGGCCTTTCATTTTAACATTGATAAAATTAGCTGCTATTCCGGCGGTACTGAATCTACATCTGTTTATCCAAGAGTAATTGAGACTTTAAAAAATACAGGCTATGAAATTAAAAAACTGTCGGATGGCCAAAATCCCGTTTACAGTATAAAGTTTTCTGAAAATGAGCACCCCGTAATTGCTTATTCTAAAAAATTCGAAGATGTTTTTAATCCTAAATCTCATTTTGCTGCCGTAATGACCTGCTCACAGGCCGATGACGGTTGTCCTTTTGTTGCAGGTTCAGAATTTAGAATTCCCATTACCTATCATGATCCAAAAGAATTTGATAATAGCCCTGAAGAATATGAGAAATATCTGGAAAGAAGTCTTCAAATTGCAAATGAGATGTACTTTCTATTCTCTAAAATTTAA
- a CDS encoding DinB family protein: MEFSLKKSIEILQNTPQTLKSYLSGLSEDWIRNNEGPDTWSPYDILGHLIHGEKTDWMDRVKIILKDSGNKKFTPFDRFAQFKENQNRTLSELLSEFKHLRENNIKELKSLNITEFQLKIKGIHPDFGSVTLAELIATWVAHDLGHIAQISRVMAKQYKNEVGPWVKYLRILNA, encoded by the coding sequence ATGGAATTCTCTTTAAAGAAATCAATAGAAATCCTTCAAAACACACCACAAACACTAAAATCCTATCTCTCCGGTTTGTCTGAAGATTGGATTAGAAATAATGAAGGTCCGGACACCTGGAGTCCTTATGATATCCTCGGGCATTTGATTCACGGTGAGAAAACAGATTGGATGGACAGAGTAAAAATCATCTTAAAGGATTCCGGGAACAAAAAATTTACTCCTTTTGACCGATTTGCTCAATTCAAGGAAAACCAAAACAGAACCCTATCTGAATTACTTTCTGAATTCAAGCATTTGAGGGAAAATAATATTAAGGAATTGAAATCATTAAATATTACAGAATTTCAACTCAAAATAAAGGGCATCCACCCGGATTTTGGATCAGTTACACTTGCAGAACTCATCGCCACATGGGTGGCTCATGACCTTGGGCATATTGCACAAATCTCCAGAGTCATGGCCAAGCAATACAAAAATGAAGTAGGTCCCTGGGTCAAATATTTAAGAATTCTAAATGCTTGA